One part of the Cyclobacteriaceae bacterium genome encodes these proteins:
- the kduI gene encoding 5-dehydro-4-deoxy-D-glucuronate isomerase, translating to MSNLCAIRHPIHASQSRLFTAEELRKNYLVENVFTSGQVNLVYTLYDRFIVGGAQPTSNGLSLNPPEILKADFFLQRRELGVINIGDTGVIEVDGQPFEIGNKEALYIGRGSRDVLFKQGPSGSQPLFYFNSAPAHHAFPSKKVSLDQAETVELGSPENSNHRTIRKLLIAGVIETCQLQMGLTELKPGSVWNTMPAHTHDRRMEVYLYFNVPTGQTVCHFMGEPLETRHIWVQNQQAVISPPWSIHAGAGTSNYSFIWGMAGENLDYSDMDIVQPANLR from the coding sequence ATGAGTAACCTCTGTGCAATACGTCATCCAATTCATGCTTCCCAAAGCAGACTCTTCACTGCTGAAGAGTTGCGCAAAAACTATCTGGTCGAAAATGTTTTTACCAGCGGACAAGTAAACCTGGTTTATACCTTGTATGACCGATTTATAGTAGGCGGGGCTCAACCTACTTCAAACGGCCTTTCACTTAATCCACCCGAAATCCTAAAAGCAGATTTCTTTCTTCAACGAAGGGAGCTTGGCGTTATAAATATTGGGGATACAGGAGTAATTGAAGTTGATGGCCAACCTTTTGAAATCGGCAACAAAGAGGCATTGTACATTGGAAGAGGATCCAGGGACGTACTCTTTAAACAAGGCCCATCGGGAAGTCAGCCACTTTTTTATTTTAACTCCGCTCCTGCCCACCATGCCTTTCCCTCAAAAAAAGTATCATTGGATCAGGCTGAAACGGTAGAACTTGGATCGCCTGAAAACTCCAATCACCGTACTATTAGAAAGCTTTTGATTGCGGGTGTCATTGAAACCTGTCAATTACAAATGGGCCTTACCGAATTAAAACCCGGCAGCGTATGGAATACGATGCCCGCCCATACCCACGACAGAAGAATGGAGGTATACCTCTATTTTAATGTTCCCACTGGCCAGACGGTTTGCCACTTTATGGGTGAACCACTGGAAACCCGGCATATTTGGGTGCAAAACCAACAGGCTGTTATCTCCCCACCGTGGTCAATTCACGCAGGGGCAGGTACAAGCAACTACTCATTTATATGGGGAATGGCTGGAGAAAACCTTGATTATAGCGATATGGATATTGTGCAACCTGCTAACTTACGTTAA
- a CDS encoding gluconate 5-dehydrogenase: MKSSELFDLSGKRALITGGTHGLGMAMARALGSAGTTLIINGHTPEKLDYAINVYRQEGYTAHGYLFDVTNETTVIESIRKIEKEIGPIDILINNAGIIKRVPMLDMPVEDFRKVIDVDLIGPFIVSKHVGKFMTQRMAGKIINICSMMSELGRNTVSAYAAAKGGLKMLTKNMATELARFNIQVNGIGPGYFATEQTAPIREAGHPFNNFIINRTPAGRWGNPDDLAGTTIFLASPASNFVNGQIIYVDGGILATIGKPANEL, from the coding sequence ATGAAGTCATCTGAATTGTTTGATCTGAGTGGTAAAAGAGCGCTTATAACAGGCGGAACTCATGGACTAGGCATGGCTATGGCCCGTGCGCTTGGATCAGCAGGCACCACACTTATCATTAATGGGCATACACCTGAAAAACTTGATTATGCAATCAATGTTTACAGACAAGAAGGTTACACTGCCCATGGCTATTTATTTGATGTAACCAATGAAACAACTGTTATAGAATCGATCCGGAAAATAGAAAAAGAGATTGGCCCGATTGATATACTGATCAACAATGCCGGTATTATTAAACGTGTGCCCATGCTCGACATGCCGGTGGAAGATTTCCGTAAAGTAATTGATGTCGATCTTATTGGCCCCTTCATTGTTTCAAAACACGTGGGGAAATTTATGACCCAGCGCATGGCCGGCAAGATCATTAACATTTGTTCGATGATGAGTGAATTGGGAAGGAATACTGTTTCTGCTTATGCCGCTGCGAAAGGCGGATTGAAAATGCTCACCAAAAACATGGCTACTGAACTCGCCCGGTTTAACATTCAGGTAAATGGAATTGGACCGGGGTACTTTGCTACGGAGCAAACTGCCCCGATCCGCGAAGCAGGCCATCCATTTAACAACTTTATTATTAATAGAACACCTGCAGGGCGATGGGGTAACCCGGATGACCTGGCAGGAACAACAATATTCCTCGCCTCACCGGCCAGCAACTTCGTTAACGGTCAAATAATTTATGTTGATGGAGGTATCTTAGCAACAATTGGTAAACCCGCCAATGAATTATGA
- a CDS encoding LacI family DNA-binding transcriptional regulator — MKRERATIHDIAKKLDITASTVSRALKDHPRISEATKKAVLKAAQTLNYQPNHIAAALRNGRSKIIGIIVPTADRSFFSSVVRGIEEIANASKYNVMICQSYDNYEKEVATVEALINARVDGIVASFAKGTENFDHFLKIKDKGIPLILFDRSNEDLEVSNVILDDYQGAYKAVTHLIKQGCKRIAHFTGIKKISIYRERYRGYREALQDNGLPFDESLVIGSNMQLEDGIESMKKLLSLPSPPDAVFSASDYSAMGAMQVLKERKLRIPEDVALVGFGNEPFTWFSEPQLTTVDQRSKEMGNAAAEIFFEQIGHGKKPFVPKKTVLKPELIIRKSSLKKG; from the coding sequence ATGAAACGAGAACGTGCCACCATACATGATATTGCCAAAAAACTGGACATAACCGCTTCAACGGTTTCGCGTGCCTTGAAAGATCACCCACGCATTAGTGAGGCCACTAAAAAAGCGGTATTAAAGGCAGCACAAACTTTAAACTATCAACCCAATCACATCGCAGCAGCCTTACGCAACGGTCGCAGTAAGATTATCGGCATCATTGTGCCTACGGCCGACAGGAGTTTCTTTTCATCGGTTGTACGCGGAATCGAAGAGATTGCCAATGCATCGAAATACAATGTGATGATCTGTCAATCGTATGACAACTACGAAAAAGAAGTTGCTACTGTAGAAGCCCTGATCAATGCACGGGTTGATGGAATTGTAGCTTCCTTTGCAAAAGGCACTGAAAACTTTGACCATTTTTTAAAAATCAAAGATAAAGGTATACCACTTATTCTCTTCGACCGTTCAAATGAGGACCTGGAGGTGAGCAACGTAATCCTCGATGATTACCAAGGTGCCTATAAAGCAGTAACTCATCTTATCAAACAAGGTTGCAAACGGATTGCGCACTTCACCGGAATAAAAAAAATCAGTATTTACCGTGAGCGGTATCGTGGATATCGCGAAGCCCTTCAGGATAACGGATTACCTTTCGATGAATCGCTGGTGATCGGCAGTAACATGCAACTGGAAGATGGCATAGAAAGCATGAAAAAACTTTTATCGCTACCTTCACCACCCGATGCCGTATTTTCGGCCAGCGATTATAGCGCCATGGGCGCCATGCAGGTTTTAAAGGAAAGAAAATTACGGATCCCTGAAGATGTCGCACTGGTTGGCTTTGGCAACGAACCCTTTACCTGGTTTTCTGAACCGCAGCTCACTACGGTTGATCAACGTAGTAAAGAAATGGGCAATGCCGCAGCAGAAATCTTCTTTGAACAAATCGGACATGGTAAGAAACCATTTGTACCGAAGAAAACAGTATTGAAACCGGAATTGATTATCCGTAAATCATCATTGAAAAAAGGTTAA
- the uxaC gene encoding glucuronate isomerase, whose product MSPATTTASFLTEDFLLQNDFAKTLYHDYAKNLPIIDYHCHLPPKEIAQNRQFENISQIWLAGDHYKWRAMRTLGIHEKYITGDAPDREKFRQWAFTVPYTVRNPLFHWTHLELQRYFLISELLNPDSADKIFIEATEKLNTSAYATRSLLKKMNVEVVCTTDDPIDSLEYHQQIKKDNFVTLILPTFRPDKAYAVEHAASYLQYLSQLGKVTGIQINTYTDLLDALKNRIEFFSSQGCQLADHGLEQLYFFNTPPSSIDAIFLKLKKQETLTISEVQYFKYHTLLELCRLYHKKSWTQQFHLGALRNTNTRMLGTLGPDTGFDSIGDFSQGQALAGFLNALDSTNQLSKTILYNLNPSDNEVLGTMIGNFNDGSSKGKIQFGSAWWFLDQKDGMEKQINALSNLGLLSCFIGMLTDSRSFLSYPRHEYFRRILCNLIGKDVEQGELPADEKWLGKIVADICYFNAKAYFNFNA is encoded by the coding sequence ATGAGCCCAGCAACAACCACAGCATCTTTCCTGACAGAGGATTTCTTACTGCAAAATGATTTTGCTAAAACACTTTATCACGATTACGCCAAAAACCTACCCATAATCGATTATCACTGCCACTTGCCGCCAAAAGAGATTGCCCAAAACAGGCAATTTGAAAACATTTCACAAATATGGTTGGCAGGTGATCATTATAAATGGAGGGCTATGCGTACCCTGGGCATCCATGAGAAATATATTACAGGAGATGCGCCTGATCGTGAAAAATTCAGACAATGGGCTTTTACAGTTCCATACACGGTGCGAAACCCTTTATTCCATTGGACACACCTTGAGCTTCAACGTTATTTTTTAATTTCCGAACTCTTAAATCCGGATTCAGCAGATAAGATTTTTATTGAAGCCACAGAAAAGTTGAATACCTCAGCATACGCTACACGTTCATTGTTAAAAAAAATGAATGTAGAGGTAGTCTGCACCACTGATGATCCCATTGATTCACTGGAATACCACCAGCAAATCAAAAAGGATAACTTCGTCACCTTAATCCTGCCAACCTTCCGGCCCGATAAGGCTTATGCCGTTGAGCATGCTGCATCTTATTTACAGTATCTTTCACAACTTGGTAAGGTTACGGGTATTCAAATCAATACCTATACCGATTTACTGGATGCTTTAAAAAACAGAATTGAATTCTTTTCCAGCCAGGGTTGCCAACTTGCCGATCATGGCCTTGAGCAACTTTATTTTTTCAATACCCCACCTTCATCAATTGATGCCATCTTTTTGAAGTTAAAAAAACAAGAAACGCTGACCATATCAGAAGTTCAGTACTTTAAATACCATACATTACTTGAACTTTGCCGCCTTTACCACAAAAAAAGCTGGACACAACAATTCCACCTGGGTGCACTGCGCAATACCAATACCCGTATGCTCGGCACACTTGGGCCGGATACTGGTTTTGATTCCATTGGTGATTTTTCGCAAGGCCAGGCCCTGGCCGGGTTTCTTAATGCACTTGACTCCACCAATCAACTTTCTAAAACTATTCTTTACAATCTCAACCCATCCGACAATGAAGTATTGGGCACTATGATCGGAAATTTCAATGACGGTTCCAGTAAAGGAAAAATACAATTCGGATCGGCCTGGTGGTTTCTTGATCAAAAAGATGGAATGGAAAAACAAATCAATGCTTTATCAAACCTGGGGTTATTGAGTTGTTTTATAGGGATGCTCACCGATTCGCGCAGCTTCCTCTCCTACCCACGCCATGAATATTTCAGGAGGATACTCTGCAACCTGATTGGTAAAGATGTTGAACAAGGTGAATTACCGGCTGACGAAAAATGGTTAGGTAAAATCGTGGCTGACATCTGTTACTTCAACGCAAAAGCATATTTTAATTTTAATGCATAA
- a CDS encoding tagaturonate reductase — protein sequence MKKLNRATSGTVQKYPVKVLQFGEGNFLRAFVDWMVDVMNEKACFNGSVQIIQPLANGLGKLINDQNGLYHVVLNGIQNGEVLTETRLITCVTEVINPYDDYKRFIKLAENPDLEFIVSNTTEAGIAFDSSDHSIENLPTSFPGKLTALLHHRFQFFKGSNDKAPTVIPCELIDKNGDELRKIILHYAQHWQLSSEFKQWLTDHATFCNTLVDRIVPGYPKDTIESIQKQIGFEDKLVVMAEPFHLWVIEGPASLKEKFPADKAGLDVKFVSDQSPYRTRKVRILNGAHTAMVPVAYLHGLRTVQEAVENNFTGEFIKGTIFEEIIPTLDLPKKELEGFSASVLERFRNPFIRHELASIALNSASKFKVRVLPSLLQYIERTGKIPNRLAYSFAALIRFYKGSWKGVELPVKDTPEVLGHFAKAWNQSTLEKTVNGILSNIALWDMDLSTIDGLGSTLSTYLAEIDKAEKKDEALTIL from the coding sequence CTGAAAAAACTAAACCGAGCAACATCCGGTACTGTACAAAAATATCCTGTAAAAGTATTGCAGTTTGGTGAAGGCAATTTTTTGCGCGCCTTTGTGGATTGGATGGTAGATGTGATGAATGAGAAGGCCTGCTTTAATGGATCGGTTCAAATTATACAACCCCTTGCAAACGGATTGGGTAAGCTTATCAACGATCAGAATGGATTATACCATGTTGTGCTAAATGGAATACAAAATGGAGAAGTGTTGACCGAAACACGTTTGATTACTTGCGTAACCGAAGTAATCAATCCATACGATGATTATAAACGGTTTATTAAACTGGCCGAAAATCCTGATCTTGAATTTATAGTGTCCAACACTACCGAGGCTGGTATTGCCTTCGACAGTAGTGACCATTCGATAGAAAATTTACCAACCAGTTTTCCGGGAAAATTAACAGCCCTCCTCCATCATCGTTTTCAGTTCTTTAAGGGCAGCAACGATAAAGCGCCCACAGTAATACCGTGTGAGTTAATTGATAAAAATGGCGATGAGTTAAGAAAAATTATCCTTCACTATGCCCAACACTGGCAGCTTTCATCTGAATTTAAGCAATGGCTAACTGATCACGCTACCTTCTGCAATACATTAGTCGACCGGATTGTACCCGGTTACCCGAAAGACACCATTGAGTCCATTCAGAAACAAATTGGGTTTGAAGACAAACTGGTAGTGATGGCCGAACCCTTTCACCTTTGGGTTATTGAAGGGCCTGCTTCCTTGAAGGAAAAATTCCCAGCCGATAAAGCAGGACTCGATGTAAAATTTGTCTCCGACCAATCTCCCTACAGAACCAGAAAAGTTAGGATACTAAATGGGGCACATACTGCAATGGTGCCCGTTGCCTATCTTCATGGCCTTCGTACCGTGCAAGAAGCCGTAGAGAACAACTTTACCGGGGAATTTATAAAGGGAACAATATTCGAGGAGATTATACCAACACTTGACCTTCCAAAAAAAGAACTCGAAGGTTTTTCAGCCAGTGTATTGGAGCGGTTTAGAAACCCGTTCATACGGCATGAACTCGCTTCTATAGCATTAAACTCTGCGTCAAAATTTAAAGTACGTGTGCTTCCATCCTTATTGCAATACATTGAACGGACCGGCAAAATACCAAACAGGCTGGCATATTCTTTTGCAGCCCTCATCAGGTTTTATAAAGGAAGTTGGAAAGGAGTAGAACTGCCCGTGAAAGACACGCCTGAAGTCCTTGGTCATTTTGCCAAAGCATGGAACCAATCAACACTTGAAAAAACAGTTAATGGTATTCTTTCCAACATCGCCCTGTGGGACATGGATTTATCCACCATTGATGGGCTTGGGTCAACCCTTTCAACATACCTGGCTGAAATCGATAAAGCCGAAAAAAAGGACGAGGCACTGACGATTTTGTAA
- a CDS encoding retropepsin-like domain-containing protein, with product MVPCSERSVRLGEVIDSFTNGLIILLLVLGYYTTPAQRVHGDSNFSELPFQTLNGKIPIVKVQINGKPAWMIVDTGASVTIVHAAKASYFGFEIARHTVDKMDMTGLGGSTELLETYGCNLKLGNLIIKQRPKAQDLYRLLSTIKAHDKITIVGILGADVLSRHKMSIDYSSNKILYPTPKGNREEEINLCQVQEVFN from the coding sequence ATGGTGCCATGTAGTGAAAGATCGGTTCGTTTAGGTGAAGTTATAGATTCATTTACCAACGGGTTGATAATCCTGTTGTTGGTGCTTGGTTATTACACAACCCCGGCACAACGAGTACATGGCGACTCCAACTTCAGCGAACTTCCCTTTCAAACTTTAAATGGGAAAATACCAATTGTAAAAGTACAGATTAACGGAAAGCCTGCCTGGATGATTGTTGATACGGGCGCATCCGTTACCATTGTCCATGCTGCAAAAGCATCTTACTTTGGGTTTGAGATCGCACGACATACCGTTGATAAAATGGACATGACCGGCCTTGGAGGCTCAACCGAACTGTTGGAGACCTATGGCTGTAACCTGAAGCTTGGCAATCTGATAATAAAGCAAAGGCCAAAGGCTCAGGACTTATACCGGTTGCTTTCTACTATAAAGGCTCATGATAAAATAACTATTGTTGGTATTCTTGGGGCTGATGTGTTGTCGCGCCATAAAATGAGCATCGATTACAGCAGTAATAAAATTTTATACCCTACTCCAAAAGGGAATCGTGAAGAAGAAATTAATTTGTGTCAGGTACAAGAGGTGTTTAATTGA
- a CDS encoding histidine kinase yields MKDNSTVLDLRLEKFRIIFHVLFWLGVVAYEGLVWGLVDGQYGQRLMSSLVDLPVKISAAYFTLYILVDRFLIKKKYTAFLLLLFTSMLGFGVLSRMLAYYIIYPMFYPDATAVPLFYLPKILIMIFSIYSLVGIITSFHLIRHWYRNQQAAQEFERSRQALENEMLEAKLKFLKSQINPHFLFNTLNNLYVLALDQSTRTPEVIHRLSELTSYMLHEGNHKLVSLEQELHYIQNYTELERIRYDSTVDIALTIKGNISGIQIAPLLLLPFVENAFKHGLSSGLSGGWLRLDIHYAGGRLTVKVENSKTDSLKNYLPKSGIGLQNVRSRLDLIYANCYTLNIVNEQQMHSVILTINVGEPQAITVAEEQTQATL; encoded by the coding sequence ATGAAGGACAATAGCACCGTACTAGACCTAAGGCTTGAAAAGTTCAGGATTATTTTTCATGTTCTGTTTTGGCTTGGGGTTGTTGCCTATGAAGGCCTAGTGTGGGGCTTGGTGGATGGCCAGTACGGCCAGCGGCTGATGAGCTCGCTGGTTGATCTTCCTGTAAAAATCAGCGCAGCATATTTCACCTTGTACATATTGGTTGATCGGTTCCTCATTAAAAAGAAGTACACCGCCTTCCTGCTTCTGTTATTCACTTCCATGCTGGGATTTGGGGTATTGTCGCGCATGCTGGCTTACTATATCATCTACCCAATGTTCTATCCCGATGCCACGGCCGTTCCATTGTTTTACCTGCCTAAAATACTGATCATGATTTTTTCCATCTACTCCCTGGTCGGTATAATTACTTCATTTCACCTGATCCGTCATTGGTACAGGAACCAGCAAGCTGCACAGGAATTTGAGCGTTCACGTCAGGCTTTGGAAAATGAAATGCTGGAAGCCAAATTAAAGTTTTTAAAGTCTCAAATCAACCCCCATTTTTTATTTAACACCCTCAATAACCTGTACGTGCTTGCGTTGGATCAATCCACGCGTACCCCCGAAGTGATCCATCGCCTGTCAGAGTTAACGAGTTATATGCTTCATGAAGGAAACCACAAGCTGGTAAGCCTTGAGCAGGAGTTGCACTACATCCAAAATTATACGGAGTTGGAACGAATCCGGTACGACTCAACGGTAGATATAGCATTAACCATTAAAGGCAATATTTCAGGCATACAGATTGCACCCCTTTTATTGCTACCCTTTGTTGAAAATGCGTTCAAACACGGATTAAGTTCAGGCCTTAGTGGAGGGTGGCTGCGCCTTGATATCCATTATGCAGGCGGGAGGTTGACGGTTAAAGTAGAAAACAGTAAAACGGATTCATTAAAAAATTATTTACCAAAATCGGGAATTGGGTTACAGAATGTTCGTAGCCGTTTGGATTTAATTTATGCCAACTGTTATACACTAAACATCGTGAATGAACAACAAATGCATTCAGTAATACTAACAATTAACGTAGGCGAACCACAAGCAATAACCGTTGCTGAAGAACAAACCCAAGCTACCCTATGA
- a CDS encoding response regulator transcription factor produces MKCLIVDDEPLARVLLEKYINRVEGLLLVKSFPNAVEAFSFLQHTPVDLLFLDIQMPQITGLELISSLKQKPRVIFTTAYRDFAYEAYDLDAVDYLLKPISFDRFLRSISKVYQLSQAPAKVSDQPETLYAHNSAYIYLKDGRTMIKVLLHDIIYIESLRDYIRVKTTGKPVVSYQKIGHMENKLPAKQFLRVHRSYIISLEKVTSYTTNHVRLNEFVIPIGRLYKNEALKVLNRNNYLADTV; encoded by the coding sequence ATGAAATGCCTGATTGTTGACGATGAGCCATTAGCCCGCGTGTTGTTGGAAAAATATATTAACCGTGTAGAAGGGCTTTTACTGGTAAAAAGTTTTCCGAATGCCGTTGAGGCCTTCTCTTTTCTTCAACATACACCGGTAGACTTACTTTTTCTGGATATCCAGATGCCTCAAATTACAGGGCTTGAACTGATCAGTTCGTTAAAACAAAAACCGAGGGTAATATTTACCACCGCCTACCGGGATTTTGCATACGAAGCATACGATTTGGATGCCGTTGATTATTTATTGAAGCCCATTTCATTCGACAGGTTTTTACGGAGTATCAGTAAGGTGTATCAGCTTTCCCAAGCTCCCGCAAAGGTATCCGATCAACCTGAAACCTTATATGCCCACAACAGCGCTTATATTTATTTAAAAGATGGCCGCACCATGATAAAGGTTTTGTTGCACGATATTATTTACATAGAGAGCTTGCGCGATTACATTCGTGTAAAAACAACCGGAAAACCAGTAGTGTCTTACCAGAAAATAGGACACATGGAGAATAAGTTACCCGCAAAGCAATTCCTGCGCGTACACCGATCGTACATTATTTCACTCGAAAAAGTTACTTCTTACACCACCAACCATGTACGGCTTAATGAATTTGTTATACCGATAGGAAGGTTATATAAAAACGAAGCCCTGAAAGTACTTAACAGGAATAACTACCTGGCCGATACCGTGTAA
- a CDS encoding OsmC family peroxiredoxin, translating to MKRKATAVWQGSGKEGNGHLSTQSTVLNKTQYSFSSRFEEGVGTNPEELIAAAHAGCFTMKLSFVLGEAGFKPTELTTTCTITLENGSVTNSYLLLKANIPGISKEKFDDCAENAKANCPISKLLNTNISLSASLV from the coding sequence ATGAAACGAAAAGCTACAGCCGTTTGGCAAGGTTCAGGCAAAGAAGGTAATGGCCATTTAAGCACGCAAAGCACGGTGCTAAACAAAACACAATATTCTTTTAGTTCGCGTTTTGAAGAGGGCGTTGGAACTAACCCTGAAGAACTAATTGCCGCTGCACATGCAGGTTGCTTTACCATGAAATTAAGCTTTGTACTGGGTGAGGCCGGCTTTAAACCTACCGAGTTAACCACCACCTGCACCATTACGCTCGAAAACGGGTCGGTAACAAACTCATATCTTTTGTTGAAGGCAAACATTCCCGGTATTTCAAAAGAAAAATTTGATGACTGTGCCGAGAACGCAAAAGCTAATTGCCCCATTTCAAAGCTGCTCAACACAAACATTTCGTTGAGCGCCTCATTGGTCTGA
- a CDS encoding ABC transporter permease — MNIVENMREGLRSVQANLLRSVLTALIVAIGITALVGALTAVDGVEKSINSSLSSLGANTFDITSKTNRGGSTQGVTEKLYPNLKFNEVIRFANQYDFPATVSLSANLTQIAEVKRLSNKTNPNVTVLGANENYVTIKGLDIAQGRNFSPIEIEYGTQVVIIGHKIFTTLFKENENPIGEKISFLGGQFKVIGVIVEKGQSFEGNFDNMVIVPIRVANQMAKGRSLWYRLTVGVEDINEVDNAMGEATGVMRRIRQDHVGNENSFQLERSVSLAERTAQLAGYVRTAGFLIGFVTLLGSSIALMNIMLVSVTERTREIGVRKALGATPLRIRQQFVTEAIVVCLLGGALGVLLGIGIGNLGARFLGMESYIIPWVWIFFGLFVCVLVGLLAGYYPAHKASKLDPIESLRFE; from the coding sequence ATGAATATAGTAGAAAATATGCGGGAGGGTTTACGGTCGGTGCAGGCCAACCTGCTCAGGTCGGTACTAACTGCCCTTATTGTAGCCATTGGTATAACGGCCCTAGTAGGTGCTTTGACAGCCGTAGACGGTGTGGAGAAATCCATTAATAGCAGCTTATCCTCCCTGGGCGCAAATACGTTCGACATTACTTCCAAAACTAACCGTGGCGGAAGCACACAAGGGGTTACCGAGAAATTATACCCTAACCTGAAATTCAATGAAGTGATACGGTTTGCCAATCAATATGACTTTCCGGCAACGGTAAGTTTGTCGGCAAATTTAACCCAGATAGCGGAGGTGAAGCGCCTGTCAAACAAAACCAATCCTAACGTTACTGTTTTAGGGGCTAATGAAAACTACGTAACCATTAAAGGACTTGACATTGCGCAGGGCAGGAATTTCTCACCGATTGAGATTGAGTATGGAACACAGGTTGTAATTATCGGTCACAAAATTTTCACCACCTTATTCAAGGAAAATGAAAATCCCATTGGCGAGAAGATTTCTTTTCTCGGTGGACAGTTTAAGGTGATCGGTGTTATTGTTGAAAAAGGGCAATCATTTGAAGGAAATTTTGACAACATGGTTATTGTGCCTATTCGTGTGGCCAATCAAATGGCAAAAGGAAGGAGTTTATGGTACCGCTTAACCGTAGGTGTGGAGGATATTAATGAAGTCGACAATGCCATGGGTGAAGCTACCGGAGTTATGCGCAGGATACGGCAAGACCATGTGGGTAACGAAAATTCATTTCAGTTAGAACGGAGTGTATCGCTGGCCGAACGAACCGCGCAGTTGGCGGGCTACGTTCGTACAGCAGGATTTTTAATTGGTTTTGTTACCCTGTTGGGTTCATCCATCGCGCTCATGAATATTATGTTGGTTTCGGTAACAGAACGTACACGAGAGATTGGTGTGCGCAAAGCGTTGGGCGCAACGCCTCTGCGCATTCGGCAACAGTTTGTTACCGAAGCGATTGTGGTTTGTTTGCTGGGGGGTGCCTTAGGCGTATTGTTAGGCATAGGCATTGGCAACTTGGGCGCGCGCTTTTTGGGCATGGAAAGTTACATCATCCCCTGGGTGTGGATTTTCTTCGGGCTTTTTGTTTGCGTTTTGGTTGGACTGTTGGCCGGTTATTACCCGGCACACAAAGCATCCAAACTTGACCCTATAGAATCGCTGCGCTTCGAGTAG